The Larus michahellis chromosome 2, bLarMic1.1, whole genome shotgun sequence genome window below encodes:
- the UQCRB gene encoding cytochrome b-c1 complex subunit 7: MAARASVAGGGRLIDRIRKWYYNAAGFNKLGLMRDDTLYEDDDVKEALKRLPEHLYNERIFRIKRALDLSLKHQILPKDQWVKYEEDKHYLEPYLKEVIRERLEREAWNKK, encoded by the exons ATGGCGGCGAGGGCATCAG TTGCAGGAGGTGGTCGCCTGATAGACAGGATTCGCAAGTGGTATTATAATGCAGCTGGATTCAACAAACTCG GATTAATGCGAGACGATACATTGTATGAAGATGATGATGTAAAAGAAGCACTGAAGAGACTTCCAGAACATCTTTACAATGAAAGAATATTTCGCATAAAGCGAGCACTCGACTTAAGCCTGAAACATCAAATCCTTCCAAAAGACCAGTGGGTGAAGTATGAAGAG gATAAGCACTATCTTGAACCATACCTAAAAGAAGTAATCCGTGAAAGACTTGAAAGAGAAGCATGGAACAAGAAATAA